TCTGTCTAGCTTTCTACCCTTGCCACGGCCTGGCCACAATCGGGGCACCGACCATGGACCAAGCGGCTTTGTACCTGGTAATTCTGCCGTTCAACCACCACACCCCCGCACCGAGGGCAATGGGTAGGGAACTCCTCCCCCACGTTTCCCAGATAAACATAGTCCAACAGGCTTTCCCCGATCCGGCGGGCCCTCCTTAGGCTGGATAGGGGCGTGGGCGGAATCGTCAACTTATAACGGGGGAAATACCGGGTAAAGTGAACCGGTGTAGCGCGGCCCAGGGCAGTGGCCACCCACCGACAAAAGTCAGTTATTTCCCCATCCGCGTCATTTAGACCGGGGATGATAAGATAAGTAAGTTCCAAGTGGCACCGTTGGGCAATAAGCTGCGCATTTTCCAGCACCGGTGCTAGTCTAGCACCACAGTACTTCTCATAGAAGGAGTTAGAAAAGGCCTTCACGTCCAGATTCACACCGTCCACCACCGCCAGCAGTTCCTGCAGAGGTCCCTTGTTTACAAACCCATTGGTCACCAAAACATTCTTCAGCCCTGCCTCCTTGGCAAGGCTTGCGGTATCCAGGACAAAATCGTACCAAATCAACGGTTCCGAGTAGGTAAAGGCCAGTCCGATACAACCGGGCATTCCCTGGGCCATAGCCACAATGTCTTGGGGAGTGGTCCGTTCCGTTGTCGTCTCTTGCTGGGAAATCTGCCAGTTTTGGCAAAAAAGACAGCGGAGATTACAACCCTGGGGCCCCAACGAAAGGATCCGAGTACCGGGATAGAAATGATACAGAGGTTTCTTCTCGATGGGATCCAGGGCCAAGGCCGCGACGCGCCCGTAATTGGTAGAAATCAACTGACCCGTCCGGTTTTCCCTGCCCCCACACCGTCCCCGCTGTCCGGACGCCAACAAACAAAGATGGGGACAAAGCAGACACTGGACCCGATCTCCCCGGGCAACCTGAAACCTACTCACATAATCCATGGGGCATCCCTCACTGGCTGTATCGGTGAACCTTAAACCGCGCCAGGCGATACGAAACCCCCGGCGGGATCCCCGCCTTCTCTTTGGCGATCCGCACCTGTTCCCGGGGACAGTCCACACCTGGAAGTCTGGGTAACAAAACACCTCGTAAGGCACCGTAACTGACCACCACCCCGTACTGAGCGGGGTCCAACTGGTCGATCGTCTCAACTTCTTCCAAGGGGGACAGCACATCGACGGAATACTTCAGGTCCTTCAGCTCGAACACCTGCACCGGAGGAAAACGGGGATCCCTGGTAGCGGCACTGATGGCATTGGCGATGACTTCTTCTTCCAAGGATGGTTTCGTGGGCTCGATAGTCCCCATACAGCCACGCAGGCATCCATGCAAATACAGGGAGACAAAGGCCGCTCCCGGTTCCGGAAAGAGGTTCTGAGGTCCGATAACCTCCATCCTCCGGACATAGGTTTCCACGGCCCCTTGGGCAATCTTCAATAGGGAATGCACACTAGGGACCTCCCTTCAGCAGAAAGTCCACCACTCCGTACCCCACTCCGAAGGGGCCTTCATAGGAGAGGACTTCCCCTCGGCAGAAAAGCTCACGCAGACAAGCCAACAGCACCCACACGGGACCCAGGGCACATTGACCGGCATTCCTTACCAGAGGTTCATCCAAACACCAAAGTCCGTCCACATCGCCCCTGGACAGCAGGTCAAGGAAAAGCTCATCGAATTTCGGCCCGTCGGGATGATATCCCCCCGGAGCATGGGAGAACAGACGATGGGATAGATCACCGCTGGCGATCAGGGCGAAGTCTCCCCCTTGGTCCCGGATAGTCTCGGCGATACTTTCGCCCAGCTGCTGCGCCTGCTTTTGGGTAGGCACGGTAATCCCCAGGCTGACAAGCTTGGGGGAGAACCCCTGGCACAAAAAATGCAAAGGGACCAAGGTGGCATAATCCAGGGAGCCATAGACCTGGGTCAACGGGACGCGGCTTAGGAGGGATTGGACAAAAGTGGTATCTGCTTCGAAGGAATAAGAAAGGTCAGGGTGGCGAAAATCACCGAAATGGCCCTCAAGTATGGTTTCCGCCAACACTACAGGTTCCAAAGTCCTCCGCAGATGCGGGCTAAAAACGATGACGGTATCGGGTCGAGTCGCTGCAAACCGCTCCTGTAGGGTATTCAGGGCCTGTACCGTCTTCTGGACTCGCCGTTGGCTACGGCCCCCGATCTCCTCCATCAGGACAGGAGCATGTGGACATAGGGCGGCAAACACAGTCCGGCCCATGGAATCCCTCCCGCTTTAACCCGTCATGTTGAACTGCTGCGCTCCCTCATCGATCCGTGCAATGTTAGCGCCAATCTTGGCCAATTTCTGTTCCAGACGGGAATAGCCCCGATCAATGTGCCACAGGCCATCGATATAGGACTCCCCTTCGGCTGCTAACGCGGCCAACACCAACGCGGCACCCATTCTCAAATCCGCAGCCTTCACCGGTGCACCCATAAGGGGTGATCCGCCGTTGACTACCGCGGTCTGACCGTCGGTCTTGATATCTCCACCCAGGCGTCTCAGTTCATCTATATGCCCAAAGCGATCCTCAAAGACCCGCTCATTCACGATGCCTGTCCCTTCACACACCATGAGCAGGGCCGTAAGCTGAGGCTGCAGGTCCGTGGGGAAACCCGGATAGGGCATAGTCTTCACCTGGACCGCCTTCAGCTTACCCCTAGTGTAGCAGGTGATCTCCTCCTCGCCCACCTCAAAGATGGCTCCCGTCTCCTCGAGTTTAGCCACCACCGCCTCCAGGTGTTTCGGGATCACATTGCAAACAGTCACCCTGCCACCGGTGATGAGACCCGCTAAAAGATAGGTACCCGCCTCAATGCGATCGGGGATCACCGTGTGCCGGACACCACCTAACCGCTCCGCCCCGTCGATACGCAATACATCGGTCCCCGCTCCCCGCACCCGGGCGCCAATGGCCGTCAGAAAGTTAGCCAAATCTACGATCTCCGGTTCCTTCGCGGCATTTTGGATGATGGTGGTTCCTTCGGCGAGGCTGGCCGCCATCATGAGGTTCTCCGTAGCCCCTACACTGGGGAAATCAAGGTAAATCTCACATCCCACTAGCTTCGTGGCCTTCCCAACCAAGTAACCGTGCTCCACCGTAATCTCTGCACCCAAGGCCCGCAGACCCTTGATATGAAGATCGAGACTGCGAGAACCAATATCGCATCCGCCGGGCATGGCTACCTTAGCCTCTTTAAAGCGAGCCAAAAGGGGACCGAGAAAAAGGCTTGAAGCCCGCAGCTTCCTCGCCAACTCATAGGGCACCACCGGCTCATCGATGGTGTTGGCACGGACGATCACTTCATCGTCTTGTTTTTCTATCTTTGCCCCCAGCTGGGTCATGATGTCCAGTAGCGTCTGCACATCGGTTATTTCCGGTACATTATCGAGGATGCAGGTTTCAGAAGTAAGTAAACAGGCAGGCAAAAGTACTGACGCAGAGTTCTTGGCCCCGCTGATCACTACTTCTCCTTCCAGTGGCGTACCACCTACAACCCGTAGCAAAGCCATAGACAAAATCTCCTTAGTTGTTAGTCTGGACAAGAAATATATTCGGTACCCAGGGTTAATTCCCTGCTTTAGGATGTTTTCACCGCCCGAAGCACCCAATATCCGGATTTTTTCTGGACTACCTGGCAGTTACCGAAGACCTCCTCGACAAAGCGGGTCATGCTGGGGGCTCCCTGCTTCTTGCCCACCACGATCCACAAACAGCCACCGGGAACCATTCGGCCAGGGGCCTCACTAATCAGCGGGTAAACCACCCTTTTCCCCGCGCGAATGGGTGGATTGGAAAGGATGACGTCGAATCTCAGATCTCCAAGGTTCCCAAAACCATCACTAACCAAAGCCTGGGCATTGGGCACACCATTGGCAATGATATTCTTCTTGCATAGCTCCACCGCCCGGTGGTTCACATCCACAAGGAAAACCTGCGCCTCCGGGGCTAGCCTGGCGGCCACGATCCCGATGGGCCCGTAACCACAGCCGAGATCCAGGATGCTTTTGCCTCGGGCCACATCCATTTCCTCGATCAAGATGCGACTGCCAAGATCGATTTCCCGGTGGGAGAAGACCCCGCGATCGGTGTAAAAACGGTAGTCCTCACCCCGCAGCTTGACCTTTACTTCCCGTGGGTCCGAAGCCACCTGAGGGTCTTGGGTGAAATAGTGATCGTTCAACTGGCACCCCCCAAACCGGTCCCTTTGCTCTCCCCCACAAACAACTGCCGACCAAGCCGCTGATCATAGCTGGTCCAGGGATTCTTCGATTCATCCAGCAGGATCTCCTGGAACTTGCTACATTGGGCATCCATGTTATCCGCAAAGTGTAAGATGCAGGCCTCCAAGGTTTGGGGTTGTTTGGGAGAGCCCCATTCCAGCTCACCGTGATGGCTAATAATCATGTGCTGCAATCTTAGAGCCAGCTCCCTGGGGAAGTCCCCGATGGTCTGGATCATCTCATCCACCATGCGGCTGCCGATGACGATATGCCCCAACAGTTTACCGGCATCGGTAAGATCAATCACCGTGGACCAAGCATACTCGGCCACCTTGCCCACGTCGTGCAAGATCGCTCCGGTAACCAACAGATCCCGATCCACCACCGGGTAAATCTTCGCCGCGGACTCACACAGGGCCACCACATTCAGAGTATGTTCCAATAGACCGCCAATATATGCCTGGTGCATGGATTTGGCCGCGGGCGCCAGGGTAAACCGTTCAAACAGCTTCTCATCCTCCAGCAGAAAACCTTTGAGCAACGTGGCCAGCTGAGGCTGAGTGATGCTATGAATCAAGGTCTTCAACTGGGTGATCATCTGTTGGCGGTCCTGCTGGGTTGACGGCAAAAAGACCATGGCATCGACGCTTTCGTCGGAGGTTCTTTGGATGGACTCCAGGACCACCTGGGGCTCACCCCGGAAGGACTCCACCCTGCCTACACAGTAGACCACACGACCCACCTCAATACTGTCCTCCAGTTTGTCCGCCCCTTCCCACATGACGGCACGGATGTCTCCGGTTCGATCCGAGAGCACCGCCATCAGGAAGTTACCCTCCTTCTGCTTGAAGGGCATCAGCCGCTTGTCTTTCAGTGCGTAGAATTCGGCCACCTTCTGGCCTTCCTTCAATTCACTCACCCATGCTCGCGTCACCATCTTACTCCTTCCAACCTCCCACTCACCCTATTACTCACCGGTGAGCGGATCATTTCTTCTTTACGTACCGGAAAAACTCATCCTTCCAGTACCGCTTGGGTAACTCTAAAGTGCAACTTGGCAACTTGGGTCAGGAAGTCCTGGCCCCTACGGGCCACCACTTCTTTAGCCGGCTCGATCACCGAAACAGCCCCTTTGGGCAGTTTAACCCCCGCCAACTCCGAAAGCTTCTCCAAATTGGTCAAGAAGCGGGCCCGGGCTACAATGGAGGCAGCGGCTACCGCCAGGTCCGCCTCAGCCTGGGTCCTTTGGGTGACCTTCACTTGTTTCCCTTTTTGCATCAGGCTTTGCCGCAGCACTGCCTCGTCGGCAAACTGGTCGACAACAACCAACAGGCAGGAACAACGGGTCAATAGACTCTCAATCACCCGGGCGTGCATCCAGGCCAGAAGCTTATTCAAATTGCCGAAGGCCGGATACAGTTCGTTATATTTCGCCGGGGACATCTCTACAATCTCATGGGGCAGAAAACGGCAGATCTCCTCCGCCAGGGCCAAGGCCCGTTTGTCCGTAATCCGCTTGCTATCCATAACCCCCAGCTCCCGCAGGCGCTCTTCGTCTTGAGGGTCTTGTAGCACCACCCCCGCCGTCACCAGGTAGCCAAAATAGTCGCCCTTACCCGATTCATCAGTCCCCAAACGAGGATAGACACCACTATGCATTGATCAGATCTCCTATTCCCTGGGCCTGTCGCCTTGCCTCTTCGTTGGGCAAGACCGCCCACAGATTTTCCAAGATATATGTGGGACGAAAACTGTAGTTAACCAGATCCTCTAGGCTGTCACCACCGGTGAGCACCAAGGCCGTATCCATCCCGTGATCGGCCCCCAACTGAATGTCCGTGCCCATCCGATCTCCAACCACCAAAACCTCCGCAGGAGTACAACCCAATTCATCCAGGGCCATTGCACAGGCCAGTGCTGTGGGCTTGCCTGCAATCAGGGCCACGGGCTTACGGGCACTGACCGACAAAGCCGCGGCA
This region of Bacillota bacterium genomic DNA includes:
- the amrS gene encoding AmmeMemoRadiSam system radical SAM enzyme, producing the protein MDYVSRFQVARGDRVQCLLCPHLCLLASGQRGRCGGRENRTGQLISTNYGRVAALALDPIEKKPLYHFYPGTRILSLGPQGCNLRCLFCQNWQISQQETTTERTTPQDIVAMAQGMPGCIGLAFTYSEPLIWYDFVLDTASLAKEAGLKNVLVTNGFVNKGPLQELLAVVDGVNLDVKAFSNSFYEKYCGARLAPVLENAQLIAQRCHLELTYLIIPGLNDADGEITDFCRWVATALGRATPVHFTRYFPRYKLTIPPTPLSSLRRARRIGESLLDYVYLGNVGEEFPTHCPRCGGVVVERQNYQVQSRLVHGRCPDCGQAVARVES
- the amrA gene encoding AmmeMemoRadiSam system protein A, which gives rise to MHSLLKIAQGAVETYVRRMEVIGPQNLFPEPGAAFVSLYLHGCLRGCMGTIEPTKPSLEEEVIANAISAATRDPRFPPVQVFELKDLKYSVDVLSPLEEVETIDQLDPAQYGVVVSYGALRGVLLPRLPGVDCPREQVRIAKEKAGIPPGVSYRLARFKVHRYSQ
- the amrB gene encoding AmmeMemoRadiSam system protein B → MGRTVFAALCPHAPVLMEEIGGRSQRRVQKTVQALNTLQERFAATRPDTVIVFSPHLRRTLEPVVLAETILEGHFGDFRHPDLSYSFEADTTFVQSLLSRVPLTQVYGSLDYATLVPLHFLCQGFSPKLVSLGITVPTQKQAQQLGESIAETIRDQGGDFALIASGDLSHRLFSHAPGGYHPDGPKFDELFLDLLSRGDVDGLWCLDEPLVRNAGQCALGPVWVLLACLRELFCRGEVLSYEGPFGVGYGVVDFLLKGGP
- the murA gene encoding UDP-N-acetylglucosamine 1-carboxyvinyltransferase; protein product: MALLRVVGGTPLEGEVVISGAKNSASVLLPACLLTSETCILDNVPEITDVQTLLDIMTQLGAKIEKQDDEVIVRANTIDEPVVPYELARKLRASSLFLGPLLARFKEAKVAMPGGCDIGSRSLDLHIKGLRALGAEITVEHGYLVGKATKLVGCEIYLDFPSVGATENLMMAASLAEGTTIIQNAAKEPEIVDLANFLTAIGARVRGAGTDVLRIDGAERLGGVRHTVIPDRIEAGTYLLAGLITGGRVTVCNVIPKHLEAVVAKLEETGAIFEVGEEEITCYTRGKLKAVQVKTMPYPGFPTDLQPQLTALLMVCEGTGIVNERVFEDRFGHIDELRRLGGDIKTDGQTAVVNGGSPLMGAPVKAADLRMGAALVLAALAAEGESYIDGLWHIDRGYSRLEQKLAKIGANIARIDEGAQQFNMTG
- a CDS encoding class I SAM-dependent methyltransferase, which codes for MNDHYFTQDPQVASDPREVKVKLRGEDYRFYTDRGVFSHREIDLGSRILIEEMDVARGKSILDLGCGYGPIGIVAARLAPEAQVFLVDVNHRAVELCKKNIIANGVPNAQALVSDGFGNLGDLRFDVILSNPPIRAGKRVVYPLISEAPGRMVPGGCLWIVVGKKQGAPSMTRFVEEVFGNCQVVQKKSGYWVLRAVKTS
- a CDS encoding HD domain-containing protein, which translates into the protein MVTRAWVSELKEGQKVAEFYALKDKRLMPFKQKEGNFLMAVLSDRTGDIRAVMWEGADKLEDSIEVGRVVYCVGRVESFRGEPQVVLESIQRTSDESVDAMVFLPSTQQDRQQMITQLKTLIHSITQPQLATLLKGFLLEDEKLFERFTLAPAAKSMHQAYIGGLLEHTLNVVALCESAAKIYPVVDRDLLVTGAILHDVGKVAEYAWSTVIDLTDAGKLLGHIVIGSRMVDEMIQTIGDFPRELALRLQHMIISHHGELEWGSPKQPQTLEACILHFADNMDAQCSKFQEILLDESKNPWTSYDQRLGRQLFVGESKGTGLGGAS
- the rnhC gene encoding ribonuclease HIII — its product is MHSGVYPRLGTDESGKGDYFGYLVTAGVVLQDPQDEERLRELGVMDSKRITDKRALALAEEICRFLPHEIVEMSPAKYNELYPAFGNLNKLLAWMHARVIESLLTRCSCLLVVVDQFADEAVLRQSLMQKGKQVKVTQRTQAEADLAVAAASIVARARFLTNLEKLSELAGVKLPKGAVSVIEPAKEVVARRGQDFLTQVAKLHFRVTQAVLEG